A window from Chrysemys picta bellii isolate R12L10 chromosome 2, ASM1138683v2, whole genome shotgun sequence encodes these proteins:
- the LOC101931677 gene encoding uncharacterized protein LOC101931677 isoform X1: MTTKEEKAKEEAHKRERELRDREEKAKEEAHKREMEIKEREEKAKKEAHEREMELEKAKEEAHKRTMELKEKEMKMKEKEMELKEKEMEEREKERKHELEVAKAKQDAPANANNPPPGTTSHPRKFPIYKAGDDTEAFLENFERACLGYSITADQYMVELRPQLSGPLAEVAAEMPKEHMNSYELFKNKARLRMGLTPEHARQRFRALKWKPDVSFTRHAYHIDKNCDAWVSGANVKSLEDLLSLVKMEQFLEGVPEEIERYILDRKPKTVTEAGEIGAQWVEVAEKKKTSSSWSEYQKGQAETKPYHRGQPKAPPTSQGKPRMPSHPTTPVSTNQPRPGDTLAGRCFKCNGLGHIKAHCPKNPNRLQFITPQSHQRSPNPDASLIPSERRETLRVGGKKVTAWRDTGAQVSTIHQSLVDPKLINPEATVTIQPFVSQSVTLPTATLHVQYKGWSGMWTFAVYDNYPIPMLLGEDLANHVKLAKRVGIVTRSQAKQAFTPIPVPEPSTRAPSVLPETQTKVVELDPLPTTATAVVDPIPETQPQPVPEPELATQPAPEPLPALSPALANPSTTPMPEGTSEPDLAEAADNPTQEAQPEPELPHSAPADSGSQSMETAPAPASLPEGPSPSPQSKEELMSPASREQFQAEQEADDSLQKAWAAARSTPPPLSSSNRSRFVVEQGLLYKETLSGGHQEDWHPQRQLVVPTKYRVKLLSLAHDHPSGHSGVNRTKDRLGKSFHWEGMGKDVANYVRSCEVCQRVGKPQDQVKAPLQPLPIIEVPFQRVAVDILGPFPKKTPRGKQYVLTFMDFATRWPEAVPLSNTRAKSVCQALTDIFARVGWPSDILTDSGTNFLAGTMENLWEAHGVNHLVATPYHHETNGLVERFNGTLGAMIRKFVNEHSNDWDLVLQQLLFAYRAVPHPSLGFSPFELVYGREVKGPLQLVKQQWEGFTPSPGTNILDFVSNLQNTLRHSLALAKENLKDAQEEQKAWYDKHSRERSFKVGDQVMVLKAIQAHKMEASWEGPFTVQERLGAVNYLIASPTSNIKPKVYHVNSLKPFFSRELNVCQFTAQETDDAEWPEGVYYEGKKDGGVEEVNLSMTLGRLQRQQIKELCTSFAPIFSATPGWTERAYHSIDTANDGTASKQEEKPQEGCLEKLEPHRTLLVKSEEEVLQSLQQGAAAQLASPTVIRMEQSTQCGRDFSLLKGFVVQPGEKPFACSECGKSFRLKGNLVKHLRSHAKVRPYKCTECEKSFNCQSDLLRHQMIHRGEKPYKCSECEKSYSRKVYLLNHQRVHTGERPFQCTACEKSFRQKAVLISHQRLHTGERPYKCTQCDNSFSEKSKLNNHFRIHTGEWPYKCTKCDKSYSRKVYLLNHQRLHTGERPFQCTACSKSFMLKTSFMKHQRNHVEERPHQGGPAAKSHGRSVDHQGNDPGEGLKRHIECGKSITGKPELETLQQVHVRERPHQCGACEKSFRYEESLREHQSLHITEQGHPEVSLSPGQGAEAGLLVVKMEDTW; encoded by the exons atgactaccaaagaagaaaaagccaaagaggaggcccacaagagagagagagagctgagagacagagaggagaaagccaaagaggaggcccacaagagagagatggagataaaagaaagagaagaaaaagccaaaaaggaggcccatgaaagagagatggagctggaaaaagccaaagaggaggctcacaagagaactatggagctgaaagaaaaagagatgaagatgaaagagaaagagatggagctgaaagaaaaagagatggaggagagagaaaaagaaaggaagcatgaactggaagtagcaaaggctaagcaggatgcaccagccaatgctaacaacccccctccaggtaccacttcccatcccagaaaattccccatctacaaggcaggcgatgatactgaggccttcttagaaaattttgaaagggcctgccttggatacagcatcactgcagaccagtacatggtagagctgaggccgcagcttagtggacccttagcagaggtggcggctgaaatgcctaaggaacacatgaacagttatgaactttttaaaaacaaggccagactcagaatggggctaacacccgagcatgcccgtcagcggttcagagccctaaagtggaaaccggatgtgtcatttacccgtcatgcctaccacattgacaaaaattgtgatgcctgggtatcaggagcaaatgttaaatctctggaagatctgctttccctagtaaaaatggagcagtttttagagggtgttcctgaggaaatagaaaggtacatcctagataggaagcccaaaactgtaactgaggcgggggagattggagcccaatgggtggaggtggcagaaaagaaaaaaactagtagcagttggagcgaatatcagaaggggcaagccgaaacaaaaccttaccaccggggacaacccaaggccccacccacatcccaagggaaaccccggatgccttctcaccccaccacaccagtctccaccaaccaacctcgtcccggtgataccttagcagggcgatgttttaaatgtaatggactgggacatataaaggctcactgccccaagaaccccaaccgattacagttcattacaccccaatcacaccaaagatccccaaacccagatgcctctctcataccctcggagcgaagggaaaccttgagagtgggcggaaagaaggttaccgcttggagggacactggggctcaagtgtcaactatccaccaatccctagtggaccccaaactcatcaacccagaggctacagtgacaattcaacccttcgtgtcacagtctgtaaccttgcctacagccacgttgcatgtccagtacaagggctggtcaggaatgtggacttttgcagtctatgacaattatcccattcccatgctgctgggggaagacttggccaaccatgtgaagctagccaagagggtgggaatagtcacccgcagccaggctaagcaagctttcacccccatccctgttcctgagccgtccaccagggccccgtctgtgttaccggagacccagacaaaggtggtggaactggatcccctgccaacgactgcaacagccgtagtggatccaatcccagagacccagccacagccagtcccagaaccggaactggcaacgcaaccagcaccagaaccattgccagccctgagtccagcgcttgcaaacccgtctacaactccaatgccagagggcaccagcgagcctgacctggcagaagcagcagataaccctacccaagaggctcagccagagcctgagttaccacatagtgcaccagcggacagcggttcacagtcaatggaaacagccccagcacctgcatcacttccagagggaccaagccccagtccacagtccaaggaggaactgatgtctccagcatcaagggaacagttccaggccgagcaggaagcagatgacagccttcaaaaagcttgggcggcggcgcggagcaccccaccgcctctcagctcttctaaccgatcccggtttgttgtagaacaaggacttttatacaaggagactctttctggtgggcaccaggaagactggcatcctcaaaggcagttggtagttcccactaagtatcgggtaaagctcttgagcttagcccatgatcatcccagtggccattctggggtgaacagaaccaaagaccggttggggaagtccttccactgggagggaatgggcaaggacgttgctaattatgtccggtcttgtgaggtgtgccaacgagtgggaaaaccccaagaccaggttaaagcccctctccagccactacccataattgaggtcccatttcagcgcgtagctgtggatattctgggtcctttcccaaagaagacacccagaggaaagcagtacgtactgactttcatggattttgctacccgatggccggaagcagtacccttaagcaacaccagggctaaaagtgtgtgccaggcattaacagacatttttgccagggtaggttggccctccgacatccttacagattcgggaactaacttcctggcaggaaccatggaaaacctgtgggaagctcatggggtgaatcacttggttgccaccccttaccaccatgaaaccaatggcctggtggagaggtttaatggaactttgggggccatgatacgtaaatttgtaaatgaacactccaatgattgggacctcgtgttgcagcagttgctttttgcctacagggctgtaccacatcccagcttagggttttcaccatttgaacttgtgtatggccgcgaggttaaggggccattacagttggtgaagcagcaatgggaggggtttacaccttctccaggaacaaacattctagactttgtaagcaacctacaaaacaccctccgacattctttagcccttgctaaagaaaacctaaaggatgctcaggaagagcaaaaggcctggtatgataagcattccagagaacggtccttcaaagtaggagaccaagtcatggtcttaaaggcaatccaggcccataaaatggaagcgtcgtgggaaggaccattcacggtccaggagcgcctaggagctgttaactatctcatagcctcccccacctccaacataaagcctaaggtataccatgttaattctcttaagccctttttttccagagaattaaacgtttgccagtttacagcccaggaaacagatgacgcggagtggcctgaaggtgtctactacgaaggaaaaaaggatggtggcgtggaagaggtgaacctctccatgacccttggacgtctgcagcgacagcagatcaaggagctgtgcacaagctttgcaccaattttctcagccactccaggatggaccgaacgggcataccactccattgacacag CAAATGATGGGACAGCAAGCAAACAGGAGGAGAAGCCCCAGGAGGGATGTCTGGAAAAGTTAGAACCACACAGGACTTTGTTGGTGAAATCAGAAGAGGAGGTTTTGCAGAGCCTACAGCAGGGAGCGGCTGCACAGCTGGCTAGCCCCACAGTCATCAGAATGGAGCAATCAACCCAGTGCGGCCGAGACTTCAGCCTGCTCAAGGGCTTCGTGGTGCAGCCGGGAGAGAAGCCCTTTGCCTGCAGTGAATGCGGGAAGAGCTTCCGGCTGAAGGGGAATTTGGTCAAGCACCTGCGGAGCCACGCCAAGGTGCGGCCCTACAAGTGCACCGAGTGCGAGAAGAGCTTCAACTGCCAGTCAGACCTGCTGCGACACCAGATGATTCACCGCGGGGAGAAGCCCTACAAGTGCAGTGAGTGCGAGAAGAGCTACAGCCGCAAGGTGTATCTGCTCAACCACCAGCGTGTGCACACGGGGGAACGGCCCTTCCAGTGCACGGCGTGCGAGAAAAGCTTCCGGCAGAAGGCCGTGCTCATCTCGCACCAGCGCCTGCACACCGGCGAGCGCCCCTACAAGTGCACCCAATGCGACAACAGCTTCAGCGAGAAGTCCAAGCTCAACAACCACTTCCGCATCCACACGGGAGAATGGCCCTACAAGTGCACCAAGTGTGACAAGAGCTACAGCCGCAAGGTGTACCTGCTCAACCACCAGCGCCTGCACACCGGCGAGCGGCCCTTCCAGTGCACGGCGTGCAGCAAGAGCTTCATGCTCAAGACGAGCTTCATGAAGCACCAAAGAAATCACGTGGAAGAGAGACCCCACCAGGGCGGCCCAGCTGCTAAAAGCCATGGCAGGTCTGTCGACCATCAGGGTAACGACCCGGGAGAAGGGCTGAAACGCCAcattgagtgtgggaaaagcatCACGGGGAAGCCTGAGCTAGAGACGCTCCAGCAGGTCCATGTCCGGGAGCGGCCACATCAGTGTGGTGCGTGTGAGAAAAGCTTCCGATACGAGGAATCTCTGAGAGAACATCAGAGTCTTCATATTACAGAGCAAGGGCATCCGGAGGTTTCTCTGAGCCCcggacagggagcagaggccggactccttgttgtaaaGATGGAAGATACATGGTAG